In Bacillus cereus ATCC 14579, a single window of DNA contains:
- the guaC gene encoding GMP reductase: MENVFDYEDIQLIPAKCIVNSRSECDTTVTLGKHKFKLPVVPANMQTIIDERIATYLAENNYFYIMHRFQPEKRISFIRDMQSRGLIASISVGVKEDEYEFVQQLAAEQLTPEYITIDIAHGHSNAVINMIQHIKKHLPESFVIAGNVGTPEAVRELENAGADATKVGIGPGKVCITKIKTGFGTGGWQLAALRWCAKAASKPIIADGGIRTHGDVAKSIRFGATMVMIGSLFAGHEESPGETIERDGKLYKEYFGSASEFQKGEKKNVEGKKMFVEHKGSLEDTLIEMEQDLQSSISYAGGTKLDAIRTVDYVVVKNSIFNGDKVY; the protein is encoded by the coding sequence ATGGAAAACGTATTTGACTATGAAGATATTCAATTAATTCCTGCAAAATGTATTGTAAATAGCCGCTCTGAATGTGATACAACTGTCACTTTAGGAAAACATAAATTTAAATTACCTGTCGTGCCTGCAAATATGCAAACGATTATTGATGAAAGAATTGCAACTTATTTAGCTGAGAACAACTACTTTTATATCATGCATCGTTTCCAACCAGAGAAACGAATCTCATTCATTAGAGATATGCAATCACGTGGATTAATCGCTTCTATCAGCGTTGGTGTAAAAGAGGACGAATATGAATTCGTACAACAATTAGCTGCTGAGCAACTTACACCTGAATATATCACGATTGATATCGCACACGGTCATTCTAATGCTGTGATCAACATGATTCAACATATTAAAAAACATTTACCAGAGAGCTTCGTTATCGCTGGAAACGTTGGAACTCCAGAAGCGGTAAGAGAATTAGAAAATGCTGGTGCCGATGCAACAAAAGTTGGTATTGGACCTGGTAAAGTTTGTATTACTAAAATTAAAACAGGCTTCGGAACTGGTGGTTGGCAGCTAGCTGCACTTCGCTGGTGTGCAAAAGCTGCAAGTAAGCCAATTATCGCTGATGGTGGTATTCGTACACACGGCGACGTAGCTAAATCTATTCGCTTTGGGGCAACTATGGTCATGATCGGTTCTCTATTTGCTGGTCACGAAGAGTCTCCAGGGGAAACAATTGAAAGAGATGGAAAACTTTATAAAGAATACTTCGGTTCTGCTTCTGAATTCCAAAAGGGTGAGAAGAAAAACGTTGAAGGTAAGAAAATGTTCGTTGAGCATAAAGGTTCTTTAGAAGATACGTTAATCGAAATGGAACAAGATCTTCAATCTTCTATCTCTTACGCTGGTGGAACAAAATTAGACGCTATTCGTACTGTAGATTATGTTGTCGTGAAAAACTCGATTTTCAATGGTGACAAAGTATATTAA
- the pepF gene encoding oligoendopeptidase F gives MKNVIENRLNRAEVPAELTWDLSDLYNSDAEWHTALNALENDIQKLDSFKGHLHTSSHTLLNCLLLEEELLMTLTKLYSYANLKEATDRTNPSIQANSSKISALWTKVHTALSFIHNEILSFDEGTIERCLTEETKLEPFRKSLLEILQKRQHTLSPETEEALAALGEVHSSPYKIYGMTKLADMDFTSIQDEQGNELPVSFSLFESKYEFSPSTYIRRKAYSSFVSTLKRYKNTIATTYATEVKKQVTLSRLRKYESVTHMLLEPQKVPLEMYNNQLDIIYKELAPHMRRFADLKKRVLGLDQMLFCDLHAPLDPEFNPAITYEEAGTLIQDSLKVLGDEYSSIIQKGFKERWVDLADNVGKSTGAFCSSPYGSHPYILITWQNTMRGCFTLAHEFGHAGHFYLANKNQRIMNVRPSMYFVEAPSTMNELLLAQHLLATTDDKRMRRWVILQLLGTYYHNFVTHLLEGEYQRRVYALAEKGQALTATTLTEIKTNVLSTFWGDSVEIDEGAGLTWMRQPHYYMGLYAYTYSAGLTASTAVAQMIKEEGQPAIDRWLDVLRAGGTMKPLELMKHAGVDMSKPDAIRKAVSYVGSLIDELEHSYQE, from the coding sequence TTGAAAAATGTAATAGAAAATCGCCTTAATCGCGCAGAGGTACCCGCTGAACTAACATGGGATTTATCCGATTTGTATAATTCTGATGCCGAATGGCATACTGCATTAAACGCATTGGAAAATGATATACAGAAACTTGATTCATTTAAAGGGCATTTACATACTAGCTCCCACACTTTATTAAATTGCCTACTTTTAGAAGAAGAGCTTTTAATGACGTTAACAAAACTGTACTCATATGCAAATTTAAAAGAAGCTACTGATCGTACAAATCCAAGTATTCAAGCGAACTCTTCCAAAATTTCTGCTTTATGGACGAAAGTACATACTGCACTATCCTTTATTCATAATGAAATCCTCTCATTCGACGAAGGAACAATTGAAAGATGTTTAACTGAAGAAACAAAACTCGAACCTTTCCGTAAATCTTTACTAGAAATACTACAAAAAAGACAGCACACACTCTCTCCTGAAACAGAAGAAGCACTTGCTGCACTTGGCGAAGTTCATAGTTCTCCATACAAAATTTACGGCATGACTAAATTGGCCGATATGGATTTCACTTCTATACAAGACGAACAAGGAAACGAACTTCCTGTTTCATTCTCATTATTTGAAAGCAAATATGAATTTTCTCCAAGCACATATATACGTCGAAAAGCATATTCATCATTTGTTTCCACACTAAAACGATATAAAAATACAATTGCCACAACATATGCTACTGAAGTAAAAAAACAAGTAACACTTTCTCGTTTACGTAAATATGAATCCGTTACTCATATGCTATTAGAACCACAAAAGGTTCCACTTGAAATGTATAACAACCAACTTGATATTATTTATAAAGAACTAGCACCTCATATGCGCCGTTTTGCAGATTTAAAAAAGAGAGTATTAGGACTCGATCAAATGCTTTTCTGTGACTTACATGCACCTTTAGATCCCGAATTTAATCCGGCGATTACTTATGAAGAAGCAGGCACGCTCATTCAAGATTCTTTAAAAGTATTAGGCGATGAATATAGTTCCATAATCCAAAAAGGATTCAAAGAAAGATGGGTAGATCTTGCAGATAACGTAGGCAAATCAACAGGGGCATTTTGCTCAAGTCCATACGGCTCTCATCCCTATATTTTAATTACATGGCAAAATACGATGCGTGGATGCTTTACATTAGCACATGAATTTGGACATGCTGGTCATTTCTATTTAGCAAATAAAAACCAACGTATCATGAACGTACGCCCATCTATGTACTTTGTTGAAGCACCATCAACCATGAATGAATTACTATTAGCTCAGCATTTACTAGCGACTACTGACGATAAGAGAATGCGCAGATGGGTCATTCTACAACTACTTGGCACATATTATCACAACTTTGTTACTCATTTACTTGAGGGTGAATATCAACGTAGAGTATATGCTCTAGCAGAAAAAGGACAGGCCCTTACAGCTACAACTTTAACTGAAATTAAAACAAATGTCCTTTCGACATTCTGGGGAGATTCTGTAGAAATCGATGAAGGTGCGGGCTTAACTTGGATGCGTCAGCCTCATTATTATATGGGTCTATATGCTTATACATATTCCGCAGGCCTCACTGCATCCACTGCAGTAGCTCAAATGATTAAAGAGGAAGGACAACCTGCTATTGATCGCTGGTTAGATGTGCTTCGTGCTGGTGGTACAATGAAACCACTTGAACTAATGAAACATGCCGGAGTAGATATGTCAAAACCAGATGCAATCCGTAAAGCTGTTTCTTACGTTGGCTCATTAATTGATGAATTAGAGCATTCTTATCAAGAATAA
- a CDS encoding radical SAM/SPASM domain-containing protein yields the protein MKKFKKFYLEITSVCNLACSFCPPTERQKQFISVEDFAKRLDQIKPHTDYIYLHVKGEPLLHPKIDQLLDLSHEKGFKVNITTNGTLINKRRHRLLNKPALRQMNFSLHSFDGHPGSQDKEGYVRSILSFIREATSQSDLIVSLRLWNLTQDNKTNAEIQKNRELLSIIENEFDLAYQIEEKLTPGKGIKIAERVFINQDYEFQWPALHEEEDDGKGFCHGLRNQAGILANGTVIPCCLDGEGIINLGNINNDSFSNIIEGERATNIVDGFSKRVAVEELCRKCGYRKRFGK from the coding sequence GTGAAGAAGTTTAAGAAGTTTTACTTGGAGATTACGAGTGTATGTAATCTTGCGTGTAGCTTTTGTCCGCCGACGGAAAGGCAGAAGCAATTCATTTCTGTGGAGGATTTTGCTAAAAGATTAGACCAAATTAAACCTCACACAGACTACATTTATTTGCACGTGAAGGGTGAGCCGTTGCTCCATCCGAAAATAGATCAACTATTAGACTTAAGTCATGAAAAAGGATTTAAAGTTAATATTACAACGAACGGAACGTTAATTAATAAGAGAAGACATAGGCTGTTAAATAAGCCTGCGTTAAGACAAATGAATTTTTCACTGCATAGTTTTGATGGACATCCAGGTTCGCAAGATAAAGAGGGCTATGTAAGGAGTATACTTTCCTTCATTAGGGAAGCGACAAGTCAATCAGATTTAATTGTATCGTTAAGGTTATGGAATTTAACTCAGGATAATAAAACAAATGCTGAAATCCAGAAAAATAGAGAGTTATTATCTATAATTGAAAATGAATTTGATCTAGCTTATCAAATTGAAGAGAAGCTTACACCAGGAAAAGGTATAAAAATTGCAGAACGTGTCTTTATTAATCAAGACTATGAATTCCAATGGCCAGCATTACATGAGGAAGAGGATGATGGGAAAGGATTCTGTCATGGACTTCGTAATCAAGCGGGTATTTTAGCGAATGGAACAGTTATTCCTTGTTGTTTAGATGGTGAAGGGATTATTAACCTTGGGAATATTAATAATGATTCATTTTCTAACATTATTGAAGGTGAAAGGGCAACAAACATTGTCGATGGATTTTCGAAAAGAGTTGCGGTTGAAGAACTTTGCAGGAAATGTGGATATCGCAAACGTTTTGGGAAGTAA
- a CDS encoding GAF domain-containing sensor histidine kinase, with protein MVSDQTRYSRLANITKIINTKLELRDVLQRVTMAISEEIVRCDAVGIYLPQEDGTFRGFAGKPETINGVTLDTQVINPEIDLLAKEVIETKRTIYIPDTSKDHRPDPRPVNAFKIKSLLALPISFGQELFGLVFLFDYGIPMNLTDSEIQSVEAYVNMAAVAIQNANNLKQKENLIAEKQLLLNVTRDLSMCSSIQESFDKCFFYLEQILESKNMTAHLLDPLDKTTIKTTKLSKDCHWTEADWTEKSYEAKIQEVIQTKNIDSKGLLMIPLVSMGEVLGVIIVGKEGKAHNYDDSQLQLAKSIVDATAPTFSNLLYMDQLESIVEERTRELAAANEKVTSVIECITDGFFILNNKWEFTYVNKHQYFPKRKIAKDVLGKNIWNVFPSEIETVMYKEFHRAMSERTTVHFEFLSTADEYWHEVIAYPYDDGICCIFKNITEKKKYEQELKRLSNIDLIGQMAAGISHEIRNPMTTVLGFLQLLKEENTYEKHNKYFHLMIEELNRANSIITEFLSMGNTRKLDLQMLDLNSIIRDIIPLIKIDTYNQNKYIQVDTNDIPELLLNRNEIRQLLMNLYRNGLEAMNTGKVLTISTYKEGQNCVVLAVRDQGKGIRPEVLEKLGTPFYTTKDNGTGLGLGVCYAIAARHNAKIEIQTGSEGTTFFVKFNYENNKK; from the coding sequence ATGGTAAGTGATCAGACGAGATATTCTAGGCTCGCGAATATAACAAAAATAATAAATACGAAATTAGAACTACGTGACGTATTGCAGCGTGTGACAATGGCGATATCAGAGGAGATTGTTAGGTGCGACGCTGTTGGAATTTATTTACCCCAGGAAGATGGAACATTTAGAGGGTTTGCAGGAAAACCAGAGACTATAAATGGTGTAACGCTCGATACTCAAGTAATTAATCCTGAAATAGACTTACTGGCAAAAGAAGTTATTGAAACGAAAAGAACCATCTATATTCCTGATACCTCAAAGGATCATCGACCAGATCCGAGACCGGTTAATGCATTCAAAATTAAGTCCTTATTAGCTCTGCCTATCTCATTTGGGCAAGAGTTATTTGGTCTGGTTTTTTTATTTGATTATGGAATTCCGATGAACTTAACAGATTCAGAAATTCAAAGTGTTGAAGCTTATGTAAATATGGCTGCGGTTGCAATTCAAAACGCAAATAATTTAAAACAAAAGGAAAACCTTATTGCTGAGAAACAACTGTTACTAAATGTTACACGTGATTTATCGATGTGTTCCTCGATACAGGAGAGTTTTGATAAATGCTTTTTTTACCTAGAACAGATTTTAGAGAGTAAAAATATGACTGCTCATCTTCTAGATCCGCTAGACAAAACAACAATTAAAACAACGAAATTAAGTAAGGACTGTCATTGGACAGAAGCGGATTGGACAGAGAAAAGCTATGAAGCCAAGATCCAAGAGGTTATTCAAACAAAAAATATAGATAGTAAGGGTCTATTGATGATTCCATTGGTTTCAATGGGAGAAGTATTAGGGGTAATCATCGTTGGCAAAGAAGGAAAAGCTCACAATTATGATGATTCCCAACTTCAACTAGCAAAATCTATCGTTGATGCCACAGCCCCTACGTTTTCGAATTTGTTGTATATGGATCAACTAGAGAGCATAGTGGAAGAGCGAACGAGAGAGCTAGCTGCTGCTAATGAAAAAGTTACAAGTGTGATTGAATGTATTACGGATGGATTTTTTATTTTAAATAATAAATGGGAATTTACGTACGTAAATAAGCACCAATATTTTCCGAAAAGAAAAATAGCAAAAGATGTATTAGGAAAGAATATATGGAATGTTTTCCCGAGTGAAATTGAAACAGTTATGTATAAGGAATTTCATCGTGCGATGTCAGAGCGAACTACAGTTCATTTCGAATTTCTTTCTACTGCAGATGAATATTGGCACGAAGTTATTGCATACCCATATGATGATGGTATTTGTTGTATTTTTAAAAACATAACGGAAAAAAAGAAATATGAACAGGAATTGAAAAGATTATCCAATATAGATTTAATAGGGCAAATGGCAGCAGGTATCAGCCATGAAATTAGAAATCCAATGACAACAGTACTGGGATTTTTACAGTTATTAAAAGAAGAGAATACCTATGAGAAACATAATAAGTACTTTCATTTAATGATTGAAGAACTTAACCGTGCCAATTCTATTATTACTGAATTTCTCTCAATGGGTAATACAAGGAAATTGGATTTGCAGATGTTAGATTTAAATTCAATTATCCGCGATATTATTCCTTTAATAAAGATTGATACGTACAATCAAAATAAATATATTCAAGTCGATACAAATGACATTCCAGAATTACTTTTAAATCGTAATGAGATACGGCAATTATTAATGAATCTATATCGTAATGGCTTAGAAGCGATGAATACAGGGAAAGTTCTAACCATTAGCACTTACAAGGAAGGTCAAAATTGTGTGGTGCTTGCAGTGCGGGATCAAGGAAAAGGTATCAGGCCTGAAGTATTAGAGAAACTGGGTACGCCGTTTTACACGACCAAAGATAATGGAACTGGATTGGGGTTAGGTGTATGTTATGCCATTGCTGCCCGCCATAATGCAAAAATAGAAATTCAAACAGGATCGGAAGGCACTACCTTTTTTGTTAAATTTAATTATGAAAATAATAAAAAATAA
- the rlmH gene encoding 23S rRNA (pseudouridine(1915)-N(3))-methyltransferase RlmH produces MNISIISIGKLKEKYLKQGIAEYLKRLSAYAKVEVIELPDEKAPENLSEAEMLIVKEKEGIRILDKISDDTHVIALAIEGKQKSSEEFAISLDRLATYGKSKVAFVIGGSLGLSSEVMKRSNESLSFSKMTLPHQLMRLVLLEQVYRAFRINRGEPYHK; encoded by the coding sequence GTGAATATCTCGATTATTTCAATTGGGAAATTAAAAGAAAAATATTTGAAACAAGGTATAGCAGAATACTTAAAACGATTATCTGCATACGCAAAAGTAGAAGTAATTGAATTGCCTGATGAAAAGGCGCCAGAAAATTTAAGTGAAGCAGAAATGTTAATTGTAAAGGAAAAAGAAGGTATACGTATACTGGATAAAATTTCTGATGACACACATGTGATTGCATTAGCTATAGAAGGAAAGCAAAAGTCATCAGAAGAATTCGCGATAAGTCTAGATCGCCTTGCTACATACGGAAAGAGTAAAGTCGCATTTGTAATTGGTGGATCACTTGGACTAAGCTCAGAAGTGATGAAGCGTTCAAATGAATCTCTTTCTTTTTCAAAGATGACATTGCCACACCAATTAATGCGATTAGTGTTGCTTGAGCAAGTGTATAGAGCGTTTCGGATTAATCGTGGTGAACCGTATCATAAGTGA
- a CDS encoding CxxH/CxxC protein, which translates to MNLPCCLEHVELALDIIVDECEVAPVINNVDNSKKEKKTCEFCQNEATYVVSNTDSHTICG; encoded by the coding sequence ATGAATTTACCTTGTTGTTTAGAGCATGTTGAATTAGCGTTAGATATTATTGTGGATGAGTGTGAAGTTGCGCCAGTTATCAACAATGTGGATAACTCGAAAAAAGAGAAAAAAACATGTGAATTTTGTCAAAATGAGGCGACATATGTTGTATCGAACACAGATTCTCACACAATATGTGGGTAG
- a CDS encoding S1C family serine protease produces MSFIDEENYRMKRAGKKKHKGIVLSSIAGTIVGASLFAFGAPLFSNSADTLPQAEASGSNMAEAQGIKQISFVDAVDRASEAVVGVINIQRDNFSEADSEAGTGSGVIYKKTDGQAYIVTNNHVVAGANRIEVSLSDGKKVPGKVLGTDVVTDLAVLEIDAKHVKKIIEIGDSNTVRRGEPVIAIGNPLGLQFSGTVTQGIISANERIVPVDLDQDGHYDWQVEVLQTDAAINPGNSGGALVNAAGQLIGINSMKIAAKEVEGIGLAIPVTRAVPIMNELEKYGKVRRPYVGIELRSLNEIPNYYWSKTLHLPGTVTEGVCILDVKSPSPGADAGLREHDVIVAVDGKPIRDIIGFRTALYDKEINDKMTLTFYRGTKRVTTTVKLGIQKY; encoded by the coding sequence ATGTCCTTTATTGATGAAGAAAATTATCGTATGAAACGTGCAGGAAAAAAGAAGCACAAAGGTATAGTTCTTTCTAGTATAGCGGGAACAATTGTAGGAGCTTCTTTATTCGCGTTTGGAGCGCCTTTATTTTCAAATTCTGCTGATACGCTTCCGCAAGCTGAAGCAAGCGGAAGTAATATGGCCGAAGCTCAAGGGATTAAACAGATTAGCTTTGTAGATGCTGTTGATCGTGCATCTGAAGCTGTTGTGGGTGTTATTAACATTCAACGAGATAACTTTTCAGAGGCAGATTCAGAGGCCGGTACAGGATCAGGAGTAATTTATAAAAAGACAGATGGTCAAGCTTATATTGTAACGAATAATCATGTTGTAGCTGGAGCGAATCGTATTGAAGTAAGTCTAAGTGACGGTAAGAAGGTTCCTGGAAAAGTATTAGGAACCGATGTAGTCACAGACTTAGCTGTATTAGAAATAGATGCAAAGCATGTGAAAAAAATAATTGAAATTGGCGATTCTAATACTGTTCGCAGAGGAGAGCCAGTTATTGCGATTGGAAACCCACTTGGACTGCAATTTTCTGGAACAGTTACACAAGGTATTATTTCAGCTAATGAACGTATTGTCCCTGTAGATTTAGATCAAGATGGACATTATGATTGGCAAGTAGAAGTGTTACAAACAGATGCAGCGATTAATCCGGGGAATAGTGGCGGTGCGCTTGTAAATGCAGCAGGACAATTAATTGGTATTAATTCAATGAAAATTGCTGCAAAAGAAGTAGAAGGAATCGGCCTTGCTATTCCGGTGACTAGAGCTGTTCCGATTATGAATGAACTTGAGAAGTATGGAAAAGTAAGAAGACCATATGTTGGGATTGAACTTAGGTCATTAAATGAAATTCCAAACTATTATTGGTCAAAAACATTACATTTACCAGGTACTGTAACAGAGGGAGTTTGTATTTTGGATGTGAAAAGTCCTTCGCCAGGTGCGGATGCTGGTTTAAGAGAACATGATGTTATTGTGGCGGTAGATGGAAAACCGATTCGCGATATTATTGGATTCCGTACGGCCTTATATGATAAGGAAATTAATGATAAAATGACTCTTACGTTTTATCGTGGCACAAAAAGAGTAACAACAACAGTGAAATTAGGCATTCAAAAGTATTAA
- a CDS encoding two-component system regulatory protein YycI, which produces MDWDRIKTIFIVTFFVLDLFLIFQFIQKQDSNQLELIAETKIDQELKANKITMGNIPKEPKKESFIRAENKAFKEEDIQSLKNQTVHIQNMYKIESKLKEPFLNTKSLSKDKYNEFLKNYVLDGQKYEFGAVKDSKIYFFQKYKDKPIFYNNQAMIVVELNEKNELVSYTQTMLTDLKEMGEGEKTKEQEIITAQTALENLYLKNKIHGNTHVKEAQIGYATLTASTSNNQVLAPTWNLKTEQKQDFFVNAIEGQVMELGEKENQVVDEHTGVRKNGVAF; this is translated from the coding sequence ATGGATTGGGATCGGATTAAAACCATATTTATTGTGACCTTTTTTGTTTTGGACCTCTTTCTCATTTTCCAATTCATTCAAAAGCAAGATAGTAATCAATTGGAGCTTATTGCAGAAACAAAGATAGATCAAGAATTAAAAGCAAACAAAATTACGATGGGAAATATCCCTAAAGAACCGAAAAAAGAGTCATTTATTAGAGCGGAAAATAAAGCTTTTAAAGAAGAAGATATACAGTCTTTGAAAAATCAAACAGTGCATATACAAAATATGTACAAGATAGAAAGTAAGCTAAAAGAGCCTTTTTTAAATACGAAATCATTATCAAAAGATAAGTATAATGAATTTTTGAAGAACTATGTATTGGATGGACAAAAGTATGAATTTGGAGCGGTGAAAGACTCTAAAATTTATTTCTTCCAAAAATATAAAGATAAGCCTATTTTCTATAATAATCAGGCGATGATTGTTGTGGAATTAAATGAAAAAAATGAACTTGTTTCATATACGCAGACAATGCTAACTGATTTAAAAGAAATGGGCGAAGGTGAAAAAACGAAAGAGCAAGAAATTATTACGGCTCAAACAGCTTTAGAAAATTTGTATTTAAAAAATAAAATTCATGGAAATACGCATGTTAAAGAAGCGCAAATTGGTTATGCCACTCTTACCGCATCTACTTCTAATAACCAAGTACTGGCTCCAACGTGGAATTTGAAAACGGAGCAGAAGCAGGACTTCTTTGTGAATGCAATTGAAGGACAAGTTATGGAATTAGGAGAAAAGGAAAATCAAGTGGTTGATGAACATACTGGAGTGAGAAAGAATGGGGTTGCATTTTAG
- a CDS encoding YycH family regulatory protein has product MSMENFKTIVLINLVVISLFLTFNLWTYVPDSTSMQNAKFVQGNEGMNQTKISDVVRPTSIIVHKDKNHYGSRREADIESIYKPLEVGELHDFKEISITKGDFLSYVHGEGKVELVFPTDIPFDAVKSMFNMKEKSTDKPKHFNRILLDPSRSKDQEIKINFVSDGDNFKIYEAKLSGVYLKDIVNAQNQFIVSAKPYFDYQLNDMKKLFLPDGTTELNNITYISSNLAVDTFKNALFSDPRYLSPITEMSKETFTDGIRSMEIENDRHMLKYKNSSVLTEKTIDNLMLLQKSFEFVSGHSGSLDSYRLDYMNKGETVFRLNEDGYSVFNEDGLAELRQIWGSEEVMEYERPLLSLNTKGIEQKVTLPSGHVVIASLENNPEIKKQVIKDIGIGYKLSLDGQVVRLQPIWYVKLVEDETGKQKIYEWSEGGLNGLGSD; this is encoded by the coding sequence ATGAGTATGGAAAACTTTAAAACAATAGTTTTAATTAACCTAGTTGTAATTAGCCTATTTCTTACTTTTAACCTATGGACGTATGTGCCAGATTCTACATCCATGCAAAACGCGAAATTTGTGCAGGGAAATGAAGGAATGAACCAAACTAAAATTTCCGATGTTGTCCGTCCTACTTCTATCATCGTGCATAAAGATAAAAATCATTATGGGAGCAGAAGAGAGGCAGATATAGAATCAATCTATAAGCCTCTGGAAGTAGGGGAACTACATGATTTTAAAGAGATATCAATCACTAAGGGTGATTTCCTTTCATATGTGCATGGTGAAGGGAAAGTTGAACTTGTTTTCCCTACCGATATCCCATTTGATGCAGTAAAATCCATGTTTAACATGAAAGAGAAGAGTACAGATAAGCCTAAACATTTTAATCGTATTCTCCTCGATCCTTCTCGAAGTAAGGATCAAGAAATTAAAATTAACTTTGTTTCTGATGGTGATAACTTTAAAATATACGAGGCAAAATTAAGTGGCGTGTATTTAAAAGATATTGTAAATGCCCAAAATCAATTTATAGTATCAGCAAAGCCTTATTTTGATTATCAACTTAATGATATGAAAAAGTTATTTTTACCAGATGGAACGACAGAGTTAAACAATATAACATATATTTCATCTAATTTAGCAGTTGATACGTTTAAGAATGCTCTATTTAGTGATCCTCGTTATTTAAGTCCGATTACCGAGATGTCGAAAGAAACATTTACAGATGGTATTAGATCCATGGAAATTGAAAACGATCGTCACATGCTAAAGTATAAAAACTCTTCTGTCTTAACTGAGAAAACGATAGATAATTTAATGCTTTTACAAAAAAGCTTTGAATTCGTAAGTGGTCACAGTGGAAGTTTGGATTCATATCGTTTGGACTATATGAATAAAGGAGAGACAGTATTTCGTTTAAATGAAGATGGATATTCAGTATTCAATGAAGATGGATTAGCTGAATTGAGACAAATATGGGGATCAGAAGAAGTAATGGAATATGAAAGACCGTTGCTGTCTTTAAATACTAAAGGTATAGAACAGAAGGTTACTCTTCCGTCAGGGCATGTTGTAATAGCATCTCTAGAAAATAATCCAGAGATAAAGAAACAAGTAATTAAGGATATTGGTATTGGATACAAGTTATCACTAGATGGACAAGTAGTTCGATTACAACCAATTTGGTATGTAAAGCTTGTTGAAGATGAAACAGGTAAACAGAAAATCTATGAGTGGAGTGAGGGAGGACTAAATGGATTGGGATCGGATTAA